GCCTGTGCCATTCTGTTCACTCAGGACTCTGAGGGTTTCCGAGTGATAGCCCATCGAGGTAACCAATCAAGAAGCCCTTTGAAAGACCAGACCAATGTCACAGCATGTAGAACCTACCGGAACGTGCTGCCCACCCCGTCTCCTCCAGAAATGAAAGGGGAATCAGATTCAGAACCAGAGATGGTTTTCACACAGGACTCTGAGGGAAACGTGGTAATTAAACACTAGGAGCCCACTTACCAGACTGATATTATAATTTCATACTTAATTGGAAGATCTTTAAATGAGTCTTTGCTACTCTTTAAAAGGATTTATGATTGAAAATATGTGTGATTATTATGTGCATGTAATATCATGTTGTCCTCTTATGATCATTAACAACTAGACGTAAAGGTTTGCAGGTATAATTATCCATGACGAGGGAGACCATTTCTCAACACGAGTCTCTTTGCCAATTGATCTACAAAACACCACCAGATGGCAGAGCTCCAGGGAGCGTGTTTTCATCTTTGTCCTCGTTAAGGCATTTTAATCTCAAGTGGGGGATGGTTAATAAACCCGGAATTCTTTAAAAGAGACAACTTTATCAGAGGTTCAATTTGTCACAGACTGAACTGTGAGATGGGAAATGGAGATCGTCAATATGTCATTTACTGTAATTGGACCATTTACTGTGATTGTTTACGCCTGAAATCACTACTAttcttaaataaataacagtataAGAATAGTAATCAGTACACATGCTAGGTTATTTGCGTAAAACTGCTTTTCATATGACATGTACAACAATCAGACATTTTACAGCTCAGATtttattttggggaaaaaaagagacattttacaTTCAACCAATTGAGCTCTACAGATATTGTTTAAGAAAGCATGTTAGTGGCTTTCAAATGAGGTATCTGATATAATGGCTTTTCAAGATCAGCCTATATGTCTGTTAATTAGAAGCTTCCAATGACCTGTTCTTACTAAGCCATGGTTTTAAAACATGTAGgtcacctgaaaaaaaaaaaatcaatgtaacATTTAACTGCTGATGAGGTTTATGGAAGCACAATGCAAGAACAATGACCTACTGACTGACCTCAGATTGTTCAACACTACTTGACCCTTTCTTTAATCTGGTTAGAATCACACATTGCTtaaaaatcattatttcatCAACAACTACAATTACAAGGCTCACCTTATGACAGTTTACTGTTAACACAGCTTTTGTATCTGACACTGCGGCTGATTACCATATTGGATGtccgaatttttttttttaaatgactccCATCAATTCATGAACATGAATCCAATTGGCCATATGTTACAGAATTTTaagttcattttgaatgaaGGGAGATCAATTTaattcagtgcaaacaaagtTCCCCAAAACGTAGTTAACATATGACACACTGTGAGATGTCTTATGGGAGTCGGTCCCGAACTCTGAGTATGACACTATGTCACATATGTATTCACTGCATACTATTCAGGTATAAACACGTGTACCAATCACTGCTCAGTGACTTAAAACATATCTCAGTAAGTACATGGCAGAATACACTTTACCTCTATACCTCTTTTATCTCTACAGAACACTCGCAACTAACATTTGACTGGTTTTATTTTGAATAAACACTAGAGTCATGAATTACACTGACTAGTTACAATGTAGAGGAACAGTGGTTTTAAATACCATTGACATACTTGTAGTCAAACTGTCATCTACTTCTGTTACATATGCAACTTTAAAAATACACCTGTTTCATTTAGTGGTTTCTACCTTGGAGCAGCGTTTCAGAACAATATTACATGCTTTATTAATTCTAATGGCACGACAGATGACATTAGAGGTGCCAGAAAATACCTCTGTGTATCAAAGAACTTGTAATTAGGTTGAACTGGCCTgcctaaataataataataataataatgataatgcgAAAAAAAGAccgaaatgacagaaaaaggcATGACTACAAcgtctgaaaataaaaacggGATATAAAAACCTTGTGGCACACATCTGTAGGCTCACGAAGGATAAAGTGTGACATTACCACAAAAGACTAGTTAAAAGaaatttgcataaaaaaaacatgacaatttAATGTTTGATGCGCTGTACTTTGCAGGTGGGACCTTCTCAAACGAAATGCATAGATAAAGATACATTACATTCCAAAATATACCTTTCAAAGTGCTGttgaaaaaatacaattttattaCCAGAATCTAAAATAATTCTCTGTGCCTTAGGCAATCATCTATAATCATCTAAACTATGCATGTATAGTATATATTAATGTCTCTATCCCTTTTTAGACCTCAGCTGTGTCAATCTCTGGATTGTGGTGAGACAGAAcgttaaagcagagagagagatgatgatggtgatggtggtggtgctgttggtgGAGCTGACGTGGAGAACAAGGCGAAGAACCAATCAGCCAGCGATTTTTGTCGGTTCTGTCACCAGCTTGGACCCGTCCCAAACTGTGTTAAACTGCTCTGGTACTGGAAACTCTCTCTGTTGAACAAATGCAGAAAATCATTCCGTTCAAATACGACCAAATCATGACACATAAAAGAGCGTGTGATGAACtttatcttcattttcataTATGATATATCATCTACCACATCTGCAGTCACATACATATGTCATTCTTCAGTTTCGTGTAAATTCTAGGTGaatctttttttggggggggggggggggctctgtagtgttgtgttagttgctCTGTTCAAAGAtgtgagtgaaagtgaatgGGTTATAAGAGAGATGGCGAATGAGGGTGAGGGTGGCGAATTCGGACTCACGTAGTCGTCGCCCTGTGGGATCAGGATATTCATCTCAGAGCTCTTGGCACTGACGATCTCACAGTCCAGTGAGTCCTGGCTCAGGTACACATGGCACCCCTCAGTCTTATTAATGGAAATGGTCGGTACTCTTCCCATCACCTGCAGTTtagggagaacaaaaaaaaccccaatgtaGATTACTGACTTATTTTATATGAAGGCAATGGATTTTCTCCTATTGGATTTTCACCCTGGTATTGCTCTTGTTATTGAATTCACAATAATTTAGTTCCATTCATGACATTCTCTAAGGCAAGTGTTGTAACAAGGTCTCCCTTTGGTTTGTGTGTCATGAAACATTTTCTTAACCTTACAGGAAGAGGTAATCTTTGCGGATGTTCCCACCTGAAGCTGAATGTCTCTGGAGTTTATGACTTCAACAATGCCAACCACGTTATCAAATACAAGTCCAAGTTTCTTACAATtatctgaaaatgcaaaaacagacattcgaaaaaaaaacaaaaaacagataagaACACACGCTATTCAACCAGTTGAAAATACTAAACGTGTCCGGGTAAAACCATATATATATCATGTCACAGTGTTTGACTCACCAACAATAATGGAGTTGACTTTGCCCTTGATCTGAAGTGTGGAGTTGCTGCAGTTGTAGACATAGACCACTTGTCTCAGCTCAGTCTCCTCAATCACCAAGGCGTGAGCCTGCTCTTGGTGCTCCTAAAAgcccaggggaaaaaaaatacggCTCTGTAAGTACTTTAGACACGATGTCTGCTCTCTGCCAGCAAGTGCATGGTGAATTTACACAGGTACGCAAGCATGACGGAGTAGTCTCAACACACGGAGTAGTCTTCACTTCATACACAGGTTTTGTGGGTTTATAAAACTCTAAGGGTACACTCTGCATCACCTCACTGTACCAAATATTGATTTTTACATTACTACTTACACGCTACTTTGAATGAACTTAAACTACATCTGGATCAGACGCTGTAACCTTGGCACAGATGAACTCCACATGCAATATGAGGGCAAACAGTTTTAATCAGTCAAAAACAACTTGAGACTCGTGAAGAGACGTGAGACTAGTTCAACATACGACTCTCCATTTCTTCCCCTCCAGTTCCAGCATGGGGGAATGTTTTTTGGCAGGGGCAGGCAGAGCAGAGCTGGAGCTTCGGGCTTTGGATGAAGAGGCAGGGTGTGGCCCCCCCTGAGAACGCAGGGTGGGGTTTTTATGGGTCTTCTGGTCTTCGGACACATGTTTCAGACCTAACGGAGAAAACGCTCATCTTCAGAatcatctcctctcctcatcttAGTTCCGTTGTCTCATTACTGCCGCTAAACTCACTGCTCACAGAACTCACAAAATCAAACTCATgttaaaggatttaaaaaaaaaactgtctctcaTCACGGCACCGGTCAGTTCAAACACAAGTAGGTAAAAGTTCAGACACGTAAGAGTCaacacttttctgtttgtctatTCCATTTTCAGAGAATACAGTGTGACAGCCAGAGCCAACTTTGAAAtactttcttgtgtttttccaaaGCAACTCAGAATCTTGGCAGCATCATTACATGTAATGCTATAAGGCAACACTGTAATGTCCATCTGCTCACCTTTAGTGATGCCTTCTCCCTGGTTAAGCTGGGCAAACAGTGCCGAGTGCAGAGCCGCAGACTTGTCCGGCTGAGAGCCTTCATCTGTGAAGACGGGTGGAGGTCCTGGAGGTGGCGGGGGAGGCGGAGGGCAGGGGCCTGCAGATGGAGTGGAGAACAGGGATGGTGGGGCGACAGGACCCTGTGGATGACATCTGACATCAGTCATCAAGATTCCAGTGAATGAACAGGACAGTAGCACTAACATAGTTCAagaatgttaatgttaatctttaaacatatatatatatatatatatacagacacacacacatacacacacacatacatacatacatatatatacatatatatacatatacacacacacacacacatatatatatagtgtgtgtgtgtgtgtgtgtaattacatgtatatatgtaattgtaatttatatatacatgtaattaaaagtcttgttacagttttaaaaaattggGACTAGTCCATGCTAGTAACTCTGCTGATTGGTGCTGATTGCAGTATGTTTTCTCTCCAGTAGAGGGAGTCTAGGGTCATTGTTGCGGCGAGTGATGAAGAGCACTGAATTTGTCAGATTTTGCGATGAGAGGTCTAATGAGAATCTTACTACATAAACCTCTTACATGCTCCATACTTGTTAAGCTTTTATTCACAGAAGTGGCCTTCcgtttatgtgtatatttgagtTCTGATTAATCGCCCCAGAAAACAGAGCCTCTTAAACATTCAACATTTGTTTTAGTCCACTTTTCATAACTGTGCAATACATCCATCATATGTATGAAAAATCGTTGATTATATGTACAAAATGTGGTATAGAAGATTCTGTAGATGGACAAAGTCCTGATTTATGAATTTAGATATCTGTATGTGGGTGATGTAGCTAAAAGTAATAATTCAGTGATGGTAAGCTTCTTATTGTCTGAAGGCTGTGTTGTCTGAAAGCTGTTTTGAGTTGCAGCTGCCaatgaaagagaagatgacTGTAAAACAGTTGGTAAGCAGGTCAAAAGTGGAGAGACCGGCTTATGTGGTTTCTCAGCTTCAGTGCAGCTGCCAAAAACAGTTGCGCCCAGTCCCTCTTCATCACTCAAACCAGTGACAACAACTGACAGTCCagtagacacactcacacaggcacacttcAGTCCCCTCAAGCCTCATAACTCGCGCTGATGTATAAACACGGTATGGGTTCAACTCTTGCATGGTGACCTTTTGACCTCAGAGGTCAAAAGTCTGTCAAAGAATGGAAAGGTTTCAAGTCGACGCATCAACAAATGGAGCGGGTCCGTTACGTTAAAGAAATGCTACCGTCCGCTCGTCTATTGCGAACGGGCGAGATGCACGCGTTTCTACGCGACATCGTCGAGCGTAACTCTGAACACACGAGAGGGCGGTTTGaattacatgcagtgtgtgttggaGCAGGTGTGTATGCTACACACACTAAGCCTTTGTTAGAATATGCCTTTGGtcaaaccccccccacccacctcccaTTCAGAAAGACTCTAAGGACCACCTGTCCATGccacacactccttcacacacTCTGAGTGTTCACAGCAGGAGGAACAGCTGACATACACCCACTGAGACGTCTCAGGTTTctgtctgcctcacacacactgcgcTTCACATCTCCACAAACCAGCGGACTACTGGAGAGAACAACTGTCTACATGCCCCTGACATGGTTTTAGACATAACAGACCTAGCTTGGTGGGGGAAGGCATTAAACGGTTTAATCACAAAGGGTGGGAATGGTACAGAAGCAGTATAACTTTAAAAGGGTGATATTTGTCACATCATTACGTTATATGGGAAATTTCACATCCTGTGTTCCCCTTTTTTAAGTCTTCACTAAGAGTCCGAAGATTGAAAATTTTTTATTCTTCTTGATTTTCTTAATTTGAATCATTTCTGTTCTGGGTAATTCATTTCTTGGATAACAATGGAGAAATCCTTAACACCTTTaatattcttttaaatgaaaaataatccCCGGAACCAAATGTTAATTGGTCATTGATTCAGATACATACTCAGGTCACtaacagagaaagaagtgagAGGAATAAGACAAAAACTCGTGTAAACAGAGGCGTGTTTTCCGGAAGGCCCCTCTGCCACAGGTACCAAAGAGACCAAGAAAGGTCATTTCTATGTCACGCTTCCTCAACTGAATTGTTGGTTGgcttttgtgttctgttttttttttttttttttcaaagaaatttgTATCAAAATATACAGTATACTGGAAGGCTAAAATGTCCAAAACTTGTTGGTACATCCAAGTTGGGTTCTGGTCAGTTTTCACTGCCACACCACTCCTTTCATTGAGACAACTCTTCATTTTGACTGGTCAG
This sequence is a window from Chanos chanos chromosome 12, fChaCha1.1, whole genome shotgun sequence. Protein-coding genes within it:
- the cap2 gene encoding adenylyl cyclase-associated protein 2; the protein is METYIERLEQAVVRLESLSAQMQSRSGGMAYGDFVNGINGGEAQCMEAFDHLIKGPVTDYLKNSRIIGGDVAKHAEMVNEALQVQRAFLKMATTHQEPAQTELSDLLRPLSDHIQEIQSFREKNRGSSLFNHLSAVSESIPALGWVAVSQKPGPYVKEMNDAAMFYTNRVLKDYKDTDPRHVEWVRSYLGIWTELQGFIKQHHTTGLVWSKTGPVAPPSLFSTPSAGPCPPPPPPPPGPPPVFTDEGSQPDKSAALHSALFAQLNQGEGITKGLKHVSEDQKTHKNPTLRSQGGPHPASSSKARSSSSALPAPAKKHSPMLELEGKKWRVEHQEQAHALVIEETELRQVVYVYNCSNSTLQIKGKVNSIIVDNCKKLGLVFDNVVGIVEVINSRDIQLQVMGRVPTISINKTEGCHVYLSQDSLDCEIVSAKSSEMNILIPQGDDYREFPVPEQFNTVWDGSKLVTEPTKIAG